The following nucleotide sequence is from Pseudomonas putida S13.1.2.
ATGAGACTTCAACAAGTAGTCAGCAGTCGATTTTAGAGCTTCTAGCAAATGCTGATCACGTTTGCTCCAATCAACGGCAGAGTGATTGCCGATTCGCCCGTTTGGTAGCTCTCCAAGTCTACTGGTCAGCCATTCCCTGTCGTTTCGATAAAGCCAGGCATAGACTGTCGGGTGGCGGCATCTAATTTGCTTCGCGCTCTCCTTTGAGAATCTCTTTACGGTATTTTCCCAGATCGACCTTCGTTTCAACTTTTCGTTAGATGTGGTTTTTTCTTTCCACGCATTGGCTACTGATGGCTCTGATCGCATCAATTTATTTAGAGTCGAAATAGTTATAACGAAATCCTCACATAGGCTATGTTTTGATTGACCCTGAGAAAGTCTGAGTAAGATAGCAGCTCTGATATCTTTTTTTAGAGTTTTTGGTCGCCTAGCCGCTATCAATATTTTATCGGAGGTGGAATTTATCTTTTTGACACATTTAACTGAATTAACAAAGCCTGACGTAATATTCTTGGATGGCGTGTAAGAATTGACTATCTGATCGTGTAACTTGATGAAAGCAGCGAGAGACCCAAACAGCCAAGTGATTAGCGTGAGGTGCTTCAAGGGGTGGACGTGCCCCCGTGGGACTCGCACAAGCCCACTCAAAAATATGACGGCCTCCTCGGGGCTTCTGGGCATGCAACTGAATGGTTGGTAGGCCTGAAGCCCATTGATGTGGCGCCAGAGCGCACTGGCGGCTGCCTTCTGTCCAGAACTGCGTTCACCGTACTGAGCCAACGCTGTCCTATACACAGCGTTGACAGCGCTTGGATCAAAAACCCTCTGACATCCGAAACTTGCTAAGCCGATGATGGCCTCGACAAGATCTTCCAGCACTTTCCGGGTCGCGGCTGTCGTTTCAATTCGAGGGGCAGGCAAGAGATCTTCTTCTTCGGGCAGTAACCACTCAAATTGGCCTGACCACTGTCTGTTCTTTGTGCTTTCTCGGAGATACAAACCGTGCACAGGGCAAATTGTTACCCCCGGATACTGATGAGATAGATGCCAGTAGGCCACGCCGACACGTATACGGTCGCAGAGCATACATGCAATGCACGCTTTTAAGGGGTGTTCTGCACCGAAGCGGTTTGTTAGCAAACCCAGGCGGTACTTCAGTGATCCCAATCTCGGGCTTAATAGTGCTTCCTTTGCAGCAAGCACATTTTCTTGAGATTGAAAGGGAAAGAAAAAAGGAGCAATGGTATGCTCGTTTATGATGGATTCAGGCGTACCCCAATTAGTGGTAATTTCATTCAAAGCGCCTAAATTATAATTAAAATCGTGAATATATCTTTTATGAGTGCCGAATAGCCACTCACAAGTAGCGGCTGAGTCAATGCTGCAGAGGTATACATGCTGCCTGCTGCAGATGCTGAAGAAAGTTTCGTCTACGAGCCAGTTTAATGAAAATCGCACCATGGCTTTCACCATCGCTCAATACATTAATTTTGCCGATTATCATAGTAGGCGGTGTTGCGTTCAGCAAGGCGTAATTGGGATTGATAATCATTTGTGCATTATATAATTTTCAGAATTATATATTAAGACCTGCTTCGAGCTTGCCTCTAGGCAAGGTCAAAAAGACGGTGAGTCTGCACTAAGTAATTAATCCAGCTACCAACTTTTTATTGTCAGGCGGGAAAATGCAGCGGTACTATTGCCAGTTGTACAGAAGCGGCACAGTGGCCAGCATCAGGGCTGGCGATCTACGAAACCGCCACTTTTAGAATGATAGGAGATCACATGACATCTAGAAGCTAGCCAAGAGTGCTAATAGAAGTCAGGTAGACAAAGACCCCAGTGCGACCTGGGGTCTCTGTGGATAAGTCAGTTTTCGAAGCCTGACCCTTCCATTGTCTATCCCTTGCATGTGGGACGTCAAGTCCCGCACGACTTCGTTCATCCACAAGAAAGTTGGCGTTATCCACAGCGCAAGGTGCTGTCGGATGCCCGACTGGCAAGGGTTTGCTGCAGTCCTGACAAATTATCCCCAGTCAGCGCTGCGGCTGCTTTCCCCATGACAACGGGAAGAAAAACATGAACAGGCAGCAGCAATTTGACCTCATCATGAGTCGACAAAGAGACTTTCAGTGGGGCGATTCGTACGTTCCTTCGACGTTGGCGGTTCCTAGAGAAGCCCCTAAGAGGTCTCGTATCTCGCGTCTGAACAGCCGAAAGCTCAATCGTGCTATCCATGCAATGTCCAACCCTGAGCGTGTTTTCATTCAGCTCGCTCTGCACTCTCCATGCTTACTTGATATGCATGAGCAACGAATGCTCTCGCCATACGAAGCTCGCCACCCGCTGAGTGGCCATCCGCTTATGAAGGGTAGGTTCCCGCCGCCTGTTCGTGGGACTTTAGAAATCGCCAAGGAAATCGGGTTCAAGCATTTCGAAGTAACAGTGCGGGTTGGAGGTGTCTGGCGCAGGATGCCGTTCCCTTATCAAGGGGACCTACTCCTCTATTTGCTGGGTGCCAATGGCGTCCCTTACGCCGTGAATTGGACGATCAAGGATCAAGGCGCGGCTTTCGGTGAGCGGCGTCTGTCCAGCCTGAAGACCCCGGCACAGCAGCGGAAAGATCGAGATTACGCCGAGGGCCGAGCTGAACTGGAGGCGGCTTACTATGCAAGTGCTGGCATCAGGACGGTGAAAGCGTCTTTGGACAGCATTGCTCCTACCGTACAGGCCAATCTTGGCCTGATTTTTCCGATGCATGGCTTGTCTCTGTCCCACCCCATAGAGCTGCTGTCCGATTTCAGTGCAGAGGTCAAAGAATTCATCGCCAAGGGTGAGCCCGCCTTTTTGGTGATTTCTAAATTCAGTAAACGTTGGGGCGCTCCTAGCCAGTTTACGGCGCGGTTTTACCAAGACATTTGGGAAGGAAGGTTGAAGGTCAATTTCTTCCAGCCAATCCTCATTGATCACCCCCTGGAAACAGAGGGAGGTGATCTGCTGCAGGTGTACGACTCGCTTTTTACGGAGCAAGTCTCATGATTACCGGCGCTCAGTTGATCGCACCCGAAGGGTTTGGGGAACTCTGCAAAGGTGTTACCTACTATTTTCTTGTAAACGATCCAAGCCATAACCGAGCTCGGCTAATAGAGTTCATCATTGGAAAAAATCCTGTTCCGATTCTAATAACTTTAACCTCAACTCAATTCGAAGAGGCGCTAGAGACCGGAGTACTTCTGGAGACCGGAGTGGTAGAAAAGTATCCGCCCTGGCTAAAACGTATCGAGGGTGTAGCCATATCCCACCTAGAGGAGTGTCGCGTTTCTGCCAAGGAATCCTATGACGAAAAGGTTAACCGTCGTTTCCTTGCGATATCTGACCTGGTGCGCGACACCCAAAAGATACTCATCAGCAAGAATCCAAACGCTGTGATCAATGCTCGCGCCAATGCCTCTATCCCTAGACAGAATGCTGCGCGGCTACGTCTGTGGTTCTACGCCTACATCACGTTTGGACGTAACAAGTGGGCGTTGATGCCACGAACTCACTGTATAGGTGGGTGGGATAGGATGGGACCCAATCGCACGGTAAAACTTGGACGGCCTTCGCCGTTGGGTAAAAAGGCAGGATATCCCTGCGATTTGGAAATGCAGAAGAAAATATGCTCGGGATATGTAGAATTTACATCACCATCCCATACTTGGGATAGAATTCGTCGTGAAATACTTATCAACGAGTTTGGGTGTCGTGCGATTGAAAAATCAGGGGACTATATGTTTAGTCATCCCGAGGGGCTTCCTTTTCCGTCTTTAGCACAGATTCAATATTGGATCAGAAAAAATTTCAGCTTGCGAAAGCGTGAAGTCGCGCAGAGAGGTGCGAACAAGGCGCGCGCCAGGGCAGGTGATAAAGGAAGTTTCTCAGAAAAATTGATTAATGTTAATCAGCTTTCTGAGTTCGATGGATACTATATCAGTGAAAAACTAAGCGGCCTGACAGAGGGAAGTGTAGTTGACTCCTTTTGTGTCGTTCGTGCAGTGTGCGGTGTATCAGGAGCCATCGTCGGAATTGGATTTTCCGAAGGTAGGGAAAACATGGAGTCCTATCGGATGTGTTTATTCTCCATGGCTTTGAGTAAGGTCAAATTCTGTGAGCTTTTTGGCGTTGAGATCGCGCCCGAACACTGGCCCTGCGAGGGCTTATCCGGTAGCGTCGTATTTGATAGAGGCCCCGGTGCAAATTATGATGTCGAGCCACAGATTAACTGGCTCGGTGAGCTTGAGCTAACTCCGGTATTTTCGGGTCAATCTAAATCTACAGTCGAGTCATCGCACCCACGCGATAAAAATGATCTGGAGCAGCCGGTAGTTGTCCAAAGCAAACTGAATTTCGTCACCATGGCCAGGCGGGAGATCAGGCAGGTGCTGGAGGACAACCTAGGGTCTGATGCTACCGGTAGAATGGAGGAGGCTCTAATTCTCGCAGGAGTAAAGGCCACACCTATCGGGGTTTGGAATTATTGGAGTGGACGTGGGCGTGATTCATCTATCGGAATGCAGTTCGAAACTGCCGTTAGATCCTTCCTTGCTCAGCATCCTGCAACTATCAAGCAAGACGCCGTATATTTTTATGGCCGAAAATATAGGTCGCCCGAACTAGAAGCTACAGGCGTTTT
It contains:
- a CDS encoding TnsD family transposase, which translates into the protein MVRFSLNWLVDETFFSICSRQHVYLCSIDSAATCEWLFGTHKRYIHDFNYNLGALNEITTNWGTPESIINEHTIAPFFFPFQSQENVLAAKEALLSPRLGSLKYRLGLLTNRFGAEHPLKACIACMLCDRIRVGVAYWHLSHQYPGVTICPVHGLYLRESTKNRQWSGQFEWLLPEEEDLLPAPRIETTAATRKVLEDLVEAIIGLASFGCQRVFDPSAVNAVYRTALAQYGERSSGQKAAASALWRHINGLQAYQPFSCMPRSPEEAVIFLSGLVRVPRGHVHPLKHLTLITWLFGSLAAFIKLHDQIVNSYTPSKNITSGFVNSVKCVKKINSTSDKILIAARRPKTLKKDIRAAILLRLSQGQSKHSLCEDFVITISTLNKLMRSEPSVANAWKEKTTSNEKLKRRSIWENTVKRFSKESAKQIRCRHPTVYAWLYRNDREWLTSRLGELPNGRIGNHSAVDWSKRDQHLLEALKSTADYLLKSHELPLKKQQIYLALPRLASALQKRQAYGLTRSFLQEITASARKGSGSASAGCSTEAVQPS